In Bacillota bacterium, the following are encoded in one genomic region:
- a CDS encoding MBL fold metallo-hydrolase — MQPIPITDKIKLIPGKNNASFPYANCLLIEDEVRVLIDTGAGKEQLQLVEPHSINYIINSHCHFDHVVGNRLFPQAKVWAHALDAPPMRSVEHFIDLLGFRAWPKLMGTNDNLQVTRKGEVFWISLGHNAVFRYQTSPVHYEFNDGQVFHWGEVELQIVHTPGHTPGHCAFYFPKEKIVFSGDIDVSDWGPFYGNLRANLDDFIISIQKVISLKPALLLTSHHEPVTAEVEAKLIKYLNRIYEREEKILKLLKKPRTINEIAAQNIFYRRHLDDRFVFWEKMMICKHLMRLQKQNKIVQRGESYLAIS, encoded by the coding sequence ATGCAGCCCATTCCAATTACCGATAAAATCAAACTGATCCCCGGCAAGAACAACGCCTCTTTTCCTTATGCCAACTGTCTCTTGATCGAAGACGAGGTCCGGGTACTGATCGATACTGGAGCGGGAAAAGAGCAGCTTCAGCTGGTTGAGCCTCATTCAATTAACTACATTATAAATTCGCACTGCCATTTTGATCACGTCGTGGGCAACCGTTTGTTCCCGCAGGCCAAGGTCTGGGCGCATGCCCTAGATGCTCCACCGATGCGGTCAGTAGAACATTTTATCGATCTATTAGGCTTTCGGGCCTGGCCAAAGCTGATGGGAACTAATGACAACTTACAGGTAACCAGGAAGGGAGAGGTTTTCTGGATCTCATTAGGCCATAACGCGGTCTTCCGCTATCAAACCTCACCTGTTCATTACGAGTTCAATGATGGACAGGTTTTTCATTGGGGAGAAGTGGAACTACAAATTGTCCATACACCTGGCCATACCCCTGGTCATTGCGCGTTTTATTTCCCTAAAGAAAAAATTGTTTTTTCTGGTGACATCGACGTGAGTGACTGGGGACCTTTTTATGGGAATCTACGGGCCAATTTGGATGATTTCATTATTTCTATCCAGAAAGTTATTTCTTTAAAACCAGCCCTTCTGCTGACCAGCCACCACGAGCCAGTTACTGCTGAGGTAGAGGCCAAATTGATCAAATACCTTAACCGTATCTATGAGCGGGAAGAGAAAATCTTGAAATTGTTAAAAAAACCAAGGACAATTAATGAGATTGCGGCCCAAAACATTTTCTATCGCCGCCATCTGGATGATCGATTTGTTTTCTGGGAAAAAATGATGATCTGTAAGCACCTTATGCGCCTGCAAAAGCAAAATAAAATTGTCCAAAGGGGCGAGTCATACCTGGCCATCAGCTAA
- a CDS encoding GDSL family lipase, with protein sequence MFGGREITKIVCLGDSITWGFPFGPDYSWVRLVAERSGLTLINQGINGDTTEQMWERFQEDVVALEPSHVIVLGGANDIIIRESRDRTTYNLAGICQEAIKNGITPVLGLPTPMEFHEYEARLSKLRDWIRQYARENGLTVIDFDRAFRDPVSGTIRLDLLLDGGHPTIQGYAAMAEVVPL encoded by the coding sequence ATGTTCGGCGGTCGAGAAATTACGAAAATCGTTTGCCTGGGCGACAGCATTACCTGGGGGTTCCCGTTTGGCCCTGATTACTCATGGGTTCGGTTGGTGGCCGAACGCTCCGGCCTGACGCTGATCAATCAAGGCATCAATGGCGATACCACCGAGCAGATGTGGGAGCGCTTCCAGGAAGACGTGGTTGCCCTGGAGCCTTCACACGTGATCGTGCTCGGTGGGGCGAATGATATCATCATCCGGGAGTCCCGGGACCGGACAACGTATAACCTGGCCGGCATCTGCCAGGAAGCCATCAAAAACGGGATTACCCCGGTCCTCGGCCTGCCAACACCGATGGAATTTCATGAGTACGAGGCACGACTAAGTAAGCTACGGGATTGGATCCGCCAGTATGCCCGGGAAAATGGCCTGACGGTGATTGATTTTGACCGGGCTTTTCGGGACCCGGTCAGCGGGACGATCCGTTTGGATCTGTTGCTGGATGGTGGCCATCCGACGATCCAGGGCTACGCGGCCATGGCCGAAGTTGTCCCCCTGTAG
- a CDS encoding tRNA 4-thiouridine(8) synthase ThiI has protein sequence MTTAIALLSGGLDSQLAVKVIQEQGIEVIGVNFKSPFFGAAPPVYRAAEQLEIPLQILDLNDVYMDVLKNPRYGYGKNLNPCIDCHGLMLQRAGQYMEEIKADFLITGEVLKQRPKSQHRDALRIVEKLSGYPGLILRPLSAKLLPLTIPEEKGLVDRARLLDISGRSRKPQIELAKKYGLRDYPSPGGGCLLTVPSFANRLRRLLTIKSVPTSSDLELLKVGRHFYFDQFPGWLIIGRKSEENEQVKELAQAGDILLKVVSHPGPTTLVRPLNPVEPIPHPVLETAAGLTARYSDAQNLKQVEVKCWPVGTGEEQVLVVSPLQPNEITGIEQV, from the coding sequence ATGACAACAGCAATTGCCCTGCTCTCCGGGGGCCTCGACAGCCAACTGGCGGTTAAGGTTATCCAAGAGCAAGGAATTGAGGTGATTGGGGTTAATTTTAAAAGTCCGTTTTTCGGGGCGGCACCACCTGTTTATCGGGCAGCCGAGCAACTGGAGATTCCCCTACAGATACTGGACCTGAATGATGTCTATATGGATGTTTTAAAGAACCCGCGCTATGGTTATGGGAAAAACCTTAACCCATGCATAGACTGCCACGGATTGATGCTCCAGCGCGCCGGTCAGTATATGGAAGAAATCAAGGCCGATTTCCTGATCACGGGCGAAGTGCTCAAGCAGCGGCCTAAATCCCAGCACCGCGATGCTCTGCGGATTGTGGAAAAGTTGTCTGGTTATCCCGGTTTAATACTGCGGCCTCTTTCCGCCAAATTACTACCACTGACCATTCCCGAGGAGAAAGGCTTGGTTGACCGGGCACGCCTGCTGGACATTTCCGGCCGGTCACGCAAGCCGCAGATAGAACTCGCCAAAAAATACGGCCTAAGGGATTACCCATCACCTGGTGGCGGTTGTCTGCTGACCGTACCGAGTTTTGCGAACCGATTGCGCCGTTTGTTAACAATTAAATCTGTACCAACGAGTTCTGACCTGGAGTTACTCAAGGTAGGTCGCCATTTTTATTTTGACCAGTTTCCCGGCTGGCTGATTATTGGAAGAAAAAGTGAAGAAAACGAGCAGGTTAAGGAATTGGCACAAGCTGGAGATATTTTGCTGAAGGTCGTCAGCCATCCTGGGCCTACTACCCTGGTCCGCCCGCTCAATCCGGTTGAGCCGATCCCACACCCGGTGCTAGAAACGGCAGCCGGTCTGACGGCCCGGTACAGTGATGCCCAGAACCTGAAGCAAGTCGAGGTAAAATGCTGGCCTGTCGGCACTGGAGAAGAACAGGTGCTGGTGGTTAGCCCCCTTCAGCCCAACGAAATCACAGGAATAGAGCAGGTGTAG